A genomic region of Dehalococcoidales bacterium contains the following coding sequences:
- a CDS encoding ParB N-terminal domain-containing protein — translation MPENVEASDFTLSKIEREIRRMKIVDIRLKKLKPSPWNPNRMEEAIVARLKSSLARYGMVEPLVVRPISDYYEILGGNQRFKLISEIGLDPVPCVIVDLDDTQAKILAQALNGLHGEDDLGLKAKILTEALQTISPKELISILPETADSLKSLSQINEIDMAEHLQAWNKAQKGKLRHLQVQLTSDQMAVVEKALNLILPEVKAGEASSPNLRGCGIYLICKSFLEWRDRQ, via the coding sequence ATGCCAGAAAATGTTGAAGCCAGCGATTTTACCTTATCCAAAATTGAGCGGGAGATCAGGCGAATGAAGATTGTCGATATTAGATTAAAAAAGTTGAAGCCATCTCCTTGGAATCCAAATCGCATGGAAGAGGCGATAGTGGCACGTCTGAAATCAAGCTTAGCCCGTTATGGAATGGTTGAGCCGCTAGTAGTAAGACCGATAAGCGATTATTATGAGATCCTTGGCGGCAATCAACGCTTTAAGTTAATCTCTGAAATCGGATTAGATCCGGTACCGTGTGTGATAGTTGACCTAGATGATACTCAAGCAAAGATTCTCGCCCAGGCTTTAAACGGGCTTCATGGCGAGGATGATCTCGGTCTTAAAGCAAAAATACTGACAGAAGCGCTCCAGACCATTTCACCGAAAGAACTTATATCCATCCTCCCCGAAACCGCTGATAGCTTGAAAAGTCTTTCGCAGATAAATGAAATAGACATGGCTGAGCACTTGCAAGCCTGGAACAAAGCCCAAAAAGGCAAGCTTCGGCACCTTCAGGTCCAGCTAACCAGCGATCAGATGGCGGTGGTAGAAAAAGCTCTAAATCTGATACTGCCTGAAGTTAAAGCTGGTGAAGCTTCCAGCCCCAATTTAAGGGGTTGCGGCATTTACCTGATATGCAAGTCATTTCTGGAATGGAGAGATCGTCAATGA